One window of Verrucomicrobiota bacterium genomic DNA carries:
- the recR gene encoding recombination protein RecR, with protein sequence MASLPEPITTLIAALSKLPGIGPRSAERIALHLVQSETDFVKQLAQTLLDARGRIQVCPVCGALAEKVPCSICDDPRRDVGLVCVVERAVDVISIEKSGTYRGRFHVLGGKISPLNGVEPEDLCIAELESRLAKEPIKEIVIALGTDVEGDATSFYLAKRLARKGLKITRIAHGLPAGSGLEFADELTLSRALEGRREME encoded by the coding sequence GTGGCTTCACTTCCTGAACCGATCACTACGTTGATTGCCGCGCTGAGCAAGTTGCCCGGCATCGGCCCGCGTTCAGCCGAACGAATCGCGCTTCACCTGGTGCAGAGCGAAACTGATTTCGTCAAACAACTCGCTCAAACCCTCCTCGACGCTCGTGGGCGCATTCAGGTCTGTCCCGTTTGCGGCGCGTTGGCGGAAAAAGTTCCTTGCTCCATTTGCGATGATCCGCGCCGCGACGTGGGACTTGTTTGTGTCGTCGAACGCGCCGTTGATGTCATCAGCATTGAAAAGTCGGGGACATATCGCGGCAGATTTCATGTGCTCGGCGGCAAGATTTCACCGTTGAACGGCGTCGAGCCGGAGGATTTGTGCATCGCGGAACTGGAATCGCGCCTTGCCAAGGAACCGATCAAGGAAATCGTGATCGCGTTGGGCACAGACGTGGAAGGCGACGCGACCAGTTTTTATCTGGCCAAACGGCTCGCGAGAAAAGGGCTCAAGATCACCCGCATCGCGCATGGTCTGCCGGCGGGCAGTGGTCTGGAATTTGCCGATGAATTGACGCTGAGCCGCGCACTTGAAGGACGAAGGGAAATGGAATGA
- a CDS encoding rhomboid family intramembrane serine protease: protein MNRITTRSRRQAMDWSLVLVSQGIETVIEQSEDGTGWGLVVDARDYERAVSAIRQYRAENRHWPWRQQTRWPGLLFDWTSVVWCLALALFYWFGETRAVDLRSNGAMDNAAVSAGQWWRLFTAITLHADVAHLVANVTIGFVLLGLTMGRYGTGVGLLAAVLAGAGGNVADLIVYHAPHRSLGASGMILGCLGLLAAQSMSLWRQHPLATKYVVSSVLAGIMLFVLFGLTPGTDVVAHFGGFATGLLLGGILAHAPTKFLHNPKINLVSGTLVAALMMLVWGQAMGRLN, encoded by the coding sequence ATGAATCGGATCACAACGCGCTCCCGTCGCCAGGCGATGGACTGGAGTCTGGTGCTTGTCAGCCAGGGGATTGAAACCGTAATCGAGCAATCAGAGGATGGGACGGGTTGGGGATTGGTGGTGGATGCTCGAGACTATGAGCGAGCCGTCAGCGCCATACGCCAGTACCGTGCGGAGAATCGTCACTGGCCGTGGCGACAACAAACGCGCTGGCCGGGATTATTGTTTGACTGGACGAGCGTGGTCTGGTGTCTGGCGCTCGCCCTGTTTTATTGGTTTGGTGAAACTCGCGCGGTCGATCTCCGTTCAAACGGAGCGATGGATAACGCAGCAGTTTCGGCCGGCCAATGGTGGCGACTGTTCACCGCAATCACCCTTCACGCCGACGTTGCGCATCTCGTCGCCAACGTCACCATCGGATTCGTGTTGCTCGGTCTGACGATGGGGCGTTACGGAACGGGTGTGGGTCTGCTCGCCGCAGTGCTGGCCGGCGCCGGTGGCAACGTCGCCGACCTGATTGTTTATCACGCGCCGCATCGCAGCCTGGGCGCGTCGGGAATGATCCTCGGTTGCCTCGGACTACTTGCTGCTCAATCCATGTCGCTTTGGCGACAACATCCCCTAGCCACGAAATACGTGGTCAGCAGCGTTCTGGCCGGCATCATGTTGTTTGTCTTGTTCGGGCTGACGCCGGGGACGGACGTTGTGGCGCACTTTGGTGGATTCGCAACTGGCCTCCTGCTGGGTGGAATTCTGGCGCACGCTCCAACGAAGTTCTTGCACAATCCCAAAATCAATCTTGTCAGCGGTACGCTTGTCGCCGCACTGATGATGCTCGTTTGGGGACAGGCGATGGGCAGACTAAACTAA
- a CDS encoding nucleotide excision repair endonuclease, with translation MAAHQLWLFPPPRPLVERFGDDFFHRLPTSPGVYFFCGAEAGVLYVGKAKNLRKRLASYRVANPERLSRRIMRLLHQVARIEFDVCASEEVARHREEQLICVLAPKFNRVGKIWPPFSSRAS, from the coding sequence ATGGCTGCGCATCAACTCTGGCTCTTTCCACCGCCGCGCCCGCTGGTCGAGCGGTTCGGCGATGATTTCTTTCACCGCCTGCCAACCAGTCCCGGCGTGTATTTTTTCTGCGGCGCCGAAGCGGGTGTGCTCTATGTCGGCAAGGCAAAAAATCTCCGCAAGCGACTGGCGAGTTATCGCGTTGCCAATCCGGAACGCCTTTCACGCCGCATTATGCGCCTGCTTCATCAAGTTGCCCGGATCGAGTTTGACGTTTGCGCCAGCGAGGAGGTGGCCCGGCATCGGGAGGAACAATTGATTTGCGTCCTGGCACCAAAGTTCAATCGCGTTGGGAAGATTTGGCCTCCGTTTTCCAGCCGCGCCAGTTAA
- a CDS encoding HAD family phosphatase, with the protein MKVPEVVVFDLGKVLVDFDYGIAARKIAARGTRTGEEVQGFLDHSPLLFRYETGLVSRHEFFEEVRQATGFAGNFEEFGSFFADIFWEIPPMIEIHATLRRRGIPTYIFSNTNDLAVEHIRRNFPFFSNFDGHILSYEVGAMKPDAKIYEALERLAGKRGPEILYFDDRQENVDAGAARGWQVILQELPEKTRGAVQKLGLL; encoded by the coding sequence ATGAAAGTTCCTGAGGTTGTCGTTTTCGATCTGGGCAAAGTACTGGTGGATTTTGACTACGGGATTGCCGCCCGCAAAATCGCAGCACGCGGCACCAGGACCGGCGAGGAAGTCCAGGGTTTTCTCGACCACTCTCCCCTACTCTTCCGTTACGAGACCGGCCTGGTAAGCCGACACGAATTCTTTGAAGAAGTCCGTCAAGCGACAGGGTTCGCCGGGAACTTCGAGGAGTTCGGATCATTTTTCGCCGACATCTTTTGGGAGATTCCTCCGATGATTGAAATACACGCCACGCTGCGGCGGCGCGGAATTCCGACTTACATTTTCTCGAACACCAACGATCTTGCGGTCGAACACATCCGCCGGAATTTTCCATTCTTCAGCAATTTCGATGGGCACATCCTTTCCTACGAAGTCGGCGCGATGAAACCCGACGCGAAAATCTACGAGGCGCTTGAGCGCTTGGCCGGCAAGCGCGGCCCAGAAATCTTGTACTTCGACGACCGCCAGGAAAACGTGGATGCCGGCGCGGCGCGCGGCTGGCAAGTGATTTTGCAGGAGTTGCCGGAGAAAACCCGAGGCGCAGTTCAAAAACTCGGACTGCTGTAA
- a CDS encoding YbaB/EbfC family nucleoid-associated protein yields the protein MSSIGKLMKQAARMQQQMEQIQAQLAARTVEATSGGGAVKVVAKCDGSIASIKIDPQALNAADAQLLEDMILTAANQALSQAKEISNTEMGKVTSGLNLPGLT from the coding sequence ATGTCCAGCATTGGCAAACTCATGAAACAAGCTGCGCGGATGCAGCAACAGATGGAACAAATCCAGGCACAACTAGCCGCCCGCACCGTCGAAGCCACCAGCGGCGGCGGCGCGGTGAAGGTGGTTGCGAAATGCGATGGTTCCATTGCTTCCATAAAAATTGACCCGCAGGCACTCAACGCCGCCGACGCTCAATTGCTCGAAGACATGATCCTGACCGCCGCCAATCAGGCGCTGTCCCAAGCCAAGGAGATCTCCAACACGGAAATGGGCAAGGTGACTTCCGGACTTAATCTTCCTGGGTTGACCTAG